One genomic segment of Kiritimatiella glycovorans includes these proteins:
- a CDS encoding right-handed parallel beta-helix repeat-containing protein, giving the protein MPPLRSLEVARTIHAREYGAMPDDGADDLAAVQAAFNALAASAEPTRLLFEKGTYVLNAPASADGDSRWLTRLESVTNAVIDFAGARFIIRDPASGFIHLDRCRNIILRDGTFEYDPQPHTAGVIEAVDPREGTLDLRIPGRFPCPDRPWFESASARWGYRLDPEIPGRVMHGAVNVHRYKEVRRIGTRRFRVTIQPGRPEYWAGFKVGDRFTMLARTHAEFLFAQYCRQITAMDLTTYHTPAGHYISVRTDALNVIRCRSPIMPGFWKGGNADAVHVQSSRIGPWVEGCLFEGISDDALVVYARPFSITEQISPTRLRIARLTNRGEAALPREGEIRRDDILDFLNPNTGVVTATAAVREFLPEEQIIRLDAPVTNMLVGAGKDRTQIWNRSMARGCVLIDNTIVNSRRYGIYVKASDVLIAGNRIGGTSSCAMSFHNEPGAPNGPFCHNVVIRDNEIVHCGFDHGFLKHPRSGAIRVMARRLDYSPAQRGAPHSGFRILNNRFRDLLRPPLCLSNVRDVRLSGNTLDGEGFTRTTGP; this is encoded by the coding sequence GTGCCTCCATTGAGGAGCCTCGAAGTCGCCCGCACGATCCATGCGCGGGAGTACGGCGCGATGCCGGATGACGGGGCGGACGACCTCGCGGCGGTTCAGGCAGCCTTCAACGCCCTCGCCGCATCCGCCGAGCCGACTCGGCTTCTGTTTGAAAAGGGCACTTACGTACTGAACGCGCCCGCTTCCGCAGACGGGGATTCGCGCTGGTTGACCCGGCTCGAATCTGTCACCAACGCCGTGATCGATTTCGCGGGTGCGCGATTCATCATCCGTGACCCCGCTTCCGGATTCATACATCTCGATCGATGCCGCAACATAATCCTGCGTGACGGGACGTTCGAGTACGATCCTCAGCCTCACACGGCGGGCGTGATCGAAGCGGTCGACCCGCGGGAGGGCACCCTGGATCTGCGAATCCCCGGACGCTTTCCCTGCCCCGACCGCCCCTGGTTTGAATCCGCTTCGGCGCGATGGGGCTACCGACTGGACCCCGAGATCCCCGGCCGGGTCATGCACGGGGCCGTGAACGTTCATCGCTATAAGGAGGTCCGGCGGATCGGGACGCGACGCTTCCGGGTCACGATTCAGCCGGGCCGTCCGGAGTACTGGGCCGGATTCAAGGTCGGCGACCGGTTCACCATGCTGGCCCGGACGCATGCGGAGTTTCTTTTTGCCCAATACTGCCGGCAGATCACAGCGATGGATCTGACCACGTACCACACGCCCGCGGGCCACTACATCAGCGTGCGCACGGACGCGTTGAACGTTATACGCTGCCGGTCCCCGATCATGCCGGGGTTCTGGAAGGGCGGCAACGCCGACGCCGTACATGTACAGTCGTCACGCATCGGGCCGTGGGTGGAGGGTTGCCTCTTTGAGGGGATCAGCGACGATGCGCTCGTGGTTTACGCGCGCCCGTTTTCGATTACGGAACAGATCTCTCCGACCCGGCTGAGGATCGCGCGCCTGACGAACCGCGGCGAGGCCGCGCTTCCGCGGGAAGGCGAGATCCGGCGGGACGACATCCTCGATTTTCTGAACCCGAATACGGGGGTGGTCACCGCCACGGCCGCAGTCAGGGAATTCCTGCCCGAGGAGCAGATCATCCGGCTCGACGCACCGGTAACGAATATGCTTGTCGGCGCAGGGAAAGACCGCACCCAGATCTGGAACCGCTCAATGGCACGCGGATGCGTCCTGATCGATAATACGATCGTCAACTCCCGGCGGTACGGAATCTATGTCAAGGCCTCGGACGTCCTTATCGCAGGGAACCGGATCGGAGGAACAAGCTCCTGCGCGATGTCGTTTCACAACGAACCCGGCGCACCCAACGGCCCGTTCTGTCACAACGTCGTGATCCGGGACAATGAGATCGTGCACTGCGGGTTCGATCACGGATTCCTGAAACATCCCCGAAGCGGCGCGATTCGCGTGATGGCACGCCGGCTCGATTACAGCCCCGCGCAGCGGGGCGCGCCTCACAGCGGATTCCGCATCCTCAACAACCGCTTCCGCGATCTGCTTCGTCCTCCGCTCTGCCTCAGCAACGTCCGCGACGTTCGCCTTTCCGGCAACACGCTCGATGGAGAGGGCTTTACCCGTACCACGGGGCCTTGA
- a CDS encoding ISL3 family transposase, whose protein sequence is MTGNRVVAKLLRFKGLRVVGFGFEGRSNFVVTVTPHKNGCRCPECGRRGTIVRVMPEPRRWRDIPVCGWTVWLQHCPREIWCPTHGRVVEAIPWAGRFARVTYRFEYVMLKYCQIMTQKAAAQLLRIPRSTLSDVLHRTITRIRDGHRIRGLKTIGIDEISYAKGHKYATLVYDLDRSCVVWVGRGKKRETIDVFFHEVLSDYQKKQIRWACCDMSDAFMGAIKAHCPNATLVLDRFHIVKALNTAVDGVRKEQWRLAGGDERKALKGLRWLLYRHSSTRSKDDTQTLRALEKANNRIYRAWRLKDEFEQFWEYKAPWAAERFLKSWTTSALRSRLEPLRKFVTTLRQHYFGVLAFVNSRLTNAIAEGLNRIVKIVKNRASGFRTLDAFTDMIFLTVGDVDIPAQIPTRFRTV, encoded by the coding sequence ATGACCGGGAACAGAGTAGTCGCGAAGCTGTTGAGATTCAAGGGGCTGCGCGTAGTGGGCTTCGGTTTCGAGGGGAGGAGCAACTTCGTGGTGACGGTGACGCCACACAAGAACGGGTGCCGGTGTCCGGAGTGCGGCCGCCGCGGAACCATTGTTCGGGTGATGCCCGAGCCGCGGCGGTGGCGGGACATCCCCGTCTGCGGGTGGACCGTATGGCTTCAACACTGCCCCCGGGAGATCTGGTGTCCGACCCACGGACGGGTGGTTGAAGCGATCCCCTGGGCGGGGCGGTTCGCGCGTGTCACCTATCGCTTCGAGTACGTGATGCTGAAGTACTGCCAGATCATGACGCAGAAGGCGGCGGCCCAGTTGCTGCGTATCCCCCGTTCCACGCTCTCCGATGTGCTCCACCGGACGATTACCCGTATCCGCGACGGTCACCGGATTCGAGGGCTGAAGACCATCGGCATCGATGAGATCTCCTACGCCAAAGGCCACAAGTACGCCACACTGGTTTACGACCTGGACCGCTCGTGTGTGGTGTGGGTCGGGAGGGGCAAGAAGCGCGAAACCATTGATGTTTTCTTCCATGAAGTGCTCAGCGACTACCAGAAGAAACAGATCCGGTGGGCATGCTGCGACATGAGTGATGCCTTCATGGGGGCCATCAAGGCGCACTGTCCGAATGCCACGCTTGTCCTGGACCGTTTCCATATCGTCAAAGCCCTCAACACGGCCGTCGACGGTGTGCGTAAGGAGCAGTGGCGGCTGGCCGGCGGTGACGAGCGCAAGGCTCTGAAGGGACTGCGCTGGCTTCTCTACCGTCACTCCTCAACGCGATCCAAAGACGACACCCAGACCCTTCGGGCACTTGAGAAGGCCAACAACCGCATCTATAGAGCATGGCGGCTGAAGGACGAGTTCGAGCAGTTCTGGGAATACAAGGCACCCTGGGCTGCCGAACGCTTCCTCAAGAGCTGGACGACCTCCGCCCTTCGAAGCCGTCTGGAACCTCTGCGCAAGTTCGTCACCACGCTGCGCCAGCACTACTTCGGCGTCCTCGCTTTCGTTAACTCACGGCTCACCAATGCCATAGCCGAGGGGCTCAACCGCATCGTCAAAATCGTCAAGAACCGCGCCAGCGGATTCCGCACGCTCGATGCCTTCACTGACATGATATTCCTCACAGTCGGAGACGTAGATATCCCTGCGCAAATCCCAACCCGTTTCCGCACAGTATAG
- the tnpC gene encoding IS66 family transposase, translated as MTRQEAEAIYDAGKETVVRVLLMMDARIRALEERVQSLENQLAKNSRNSSKPPSSDGFKKPAPKSLRKKGKRKSGGQPGHTGHTLAMADKPEHTEVHRVKECEHCGRSLADQSVEGIEKRQVHDLPPLRLIVTEHQAETKTCACGHLNKAAFPEGVNAPVQYGEGIKAAAVYLKNYQFLPYDRTCELLNDFFGCPMSEGTLCNIIAQSHTLAADPVEKIKELIEQAAVAHFDETGSRVDGKLWWLHSASTAQATYYDIHRKRGREAIDEIGILPDFLGRAVHDFWKPYFGYDCLHGLCNAHHLRELIFAHEQHQQDWADHMIDCLLDIKEAVDLAKQSTDHLDRRQLHTFEARYQQVLDEGYAQNPLPPLPRNAKKRRGRRKKTKARNLLERLDEHRDEALAFMYDFNVPFDNNQAERDLRMMKVQQKISGMFRTEDGAKAFCRIRSYISTARKNAVGAMDALTRLFSGNPFVPALNTS; from the coding sequence ATGACACGCCAAGAGGCCGAAGCGATCTACGACGCCGGCAAGGAAACCGTCGTGCGGGTACTGTTGATGATGGATGCGCGCATCCGTGCTCTGGAAGAACGCGTTCAGTCTCTTGAGAACCAACTCGCCAAAAACTCGCGCAACAGCAGCAAACCGCCCTCCAGCGACGGCTTCAAGAAACCTGCGCCCAAAAGCCTGCGCAAGAAGGGCAAGCGCAAGTCCGGCGGCCAGCCCGGCCATACCGGCCATACGCTCGCGATGGCCGACAAGCCCGAGCACACCGAAGTGCACCGTGTGAAGGAATGCGAACACTGCGGCCGCTCTCTAGCCGATCAATCCGTCGAGGGCATCGAAAAGCGTCAAGTCCATGACCTGCCACCCCTGCGGCTGATCGTCACCGAGCACCAGGCTGAAACCAAAACCTGCGCCTGCGGCCATCTGAACAAAGCCGCGTTCCCCGAAGGGGTCAACGCTCCCGTGCAATACGGCGAGGGGATCAAGGCTGCGGCCGTGTACCTGAAGAACTATCAGTTCCTGCCCTATGACCGAACCTGCGAACTGCTGAATGACTTCTTCGGCTGCCCGATGAGCGAAGGCACGCTCTGCAATATCATCGCCCAATCCCACACGTTGGCCGCCGACCCCGTCGAGAAGATCAAGGAGTTGATCGAGCAGGCCGCCGTGGCACACTTCGACGAGACCGGCTCACGGGTAGACGGCAAGCTGTGGTGGCTGCATTCGGCCTCGACCGCACAGGCAACCTATTATGACATCCATCGCAAACGCGGCCGCGAAGCGATCGATGAGATCGGCATCCTGCCCGACTTCCTCGGACGCGCCGTTCACGACTTCTGGAAACCGTACTTCGGCTACGACTGCCTCCATGGCCTCTGCAACGCCCATCACTTGCGCGAACTGATCTTTGCGCATGAGCAGCACCAGCAGGACTGGGCCGACCACATGATCGACTGCCTGCTCGACATCAAAGAGGCCGTCGATCTCGCCAAACAGTCGACCGATCATCTTGACCGGCGGCAGCTACACACCTTCGAAGCCCGCTACCAGCAAGTCCTCGACGAAGGCTACGCGCAGAATCCGCTGCCGCCGTTGCCGCGCAACGCGAAGAAACGACGGGGCCGCCGCAAGAAGACCAAAGCCCGTAACCTGCTCGAACGGCTCGACGAGCACCGCGATGAAGCGCTTGCGTTCATGTACGACTTCAACGTGCCCTTCGACAACAATCAGGCTGAGCGCGATCTACGCATGATGAAGGTGCAGCAGAAAATCTCGGGCATGTTCCGAACCGAGGATGGCGCCAAAGCCTTCTGCCGCATTCGAAGCTACATCTCAACCGCCCGCAAGAATGCCGTCGGCGCTATGGATGCGCTGACCCGCCTGTTCAGCGGAAACCCCTTCGTTCCGGCGCTCAATACCTCGTAG
- a CDS encoding sulfatase: MNKTDRPNILLAIADDASHMSACGDRFLTTPGFDRVAREGVRFTAAFTTNPKCAPSRASLLTGRHTWQLEEACNHFSLFPDRFAVYPDLLEAAGYHIGFTGKGWAPGNYEAGGFSHNPAGHEWNARTLTPPADSMISSTDYTANFEAFLSARPEGAPFCFWYGGREPHRAYVPGEGRRGGKDPDTVEVPPYLPDDAAVREDLCDYAYEIEWFDAHLVNMMRILEDRGELDRTLVIVTSDNGMPFPRVKGQMYDYDFRMPLAIRGPDVAKPGRVADDLVSFIDFAPTILDAAGLPPHEQMRGRSLMPLLRSGRGGAVGGDRTRAYMGRELHDLGREGDVGYPVRCIRTPRYLYVRNYHPERWPAGNPETLFTNCDGSPTKDRVIELHETGVTSFYYALAFGKRPAEELYDIVEDPSCMTDLAARPEYAGLKEQLRTELEDELRETGDPRVFGNGDIFDRYPTYNPTSSTWKRWMDGTFEISDHLKY; this comes from the coding sequence GTGAATAAGACGGATCGACCCAACATTCTGCTGGCGATTGCGGATGACGCGTCCCACATGAGCGCCTGTGGTGATCGTTTCCTGACGACCCCCGGGTTTGACCGCGTGGCACGGGAGGGCGTGCGTTTCACCGCCGCCTTCACGACCAACCCCAAGTGTGCCCCGTCGCGTGCGTCCCTGCTGACGGGGCGTCACACGTGGCAGCTTGAGGAGGCCTGCAATCATTTCAGCCTGTTTCCGGACCGTTTTGCCGTATATCCCGATCTGCTCGAGGCGGCCGGATACCACATCGGGTTCACGGGCAAGGGGTGGGCGCCCGGCAATTATGAGGCGGGAGGGTTTTCTCACAATCCCGCGGGTCACGAATGGAACGCGCGCACGCTGACGCCGCCCGCGGATTCAATGATCTCGTCGACCGACTACACGGCGAACTTCGAGGCCTTCCTGTCGGCGCGGCCGGAGGGTGCGCCGTTCTGCTTCTGGTACGGCGGCCGCGAGCCCCACCGCGCCTATGTGCCTGGCGAAGGACGGCGCGGCGGCAAGGACCCGGACACGGTCGAGGTCCCGCCCTATCTGCCGGACGATGCGGCGGTGCGCGAGGACCTCTGCGACTACGCCTATGAGATCGAGTGGTTCGACGCCCACCTCGTCAACATGATGCGTATCCTCGAGGACCGGGGCGAACTGGACCGGACGCTGGTGATCGTCACCTCCGACAACGGGATGCCGTTCCCGCGCGTAAAGGGACAGATGTACGACTACGATTTCCGGATGCCGCTGGCGATTCGCGGACCGGATGTCGCGAAGCCGGGAAGGGTCGCAGACGATCTCGTCAGCTTCATCGATTTCGCGCCGACCATCCTCGACGCCGCGGGGCTCCCGCCCCATGAACAGATGAGAGGGCGGAGCCTGATGCCGCTGCTGCGCTCCGGACGCGGGGGGGCGGTCGGCGGCGACCGGACCCGCGCGTACATGGGACGCGAACTGCACGATCTCGGGCGCGAGGGCGACGTCGGGTATCCGGTGCGCTGTATCCGGACCCCGCGGTATCTCTATGTGCGGAACTACCATCCGGAGCGGTGGCCCGCCGGCAATCCGGAGACCCTCTTCACGAACTGCGACGGGTCCCCGACGAAGGACCGGGTCATCGAGCTGCACGAGACGGGGGTGACGTCGTTCTACTACGCATTGGCTTTCGGCAAACGTCCCGCCGAGGAGTTGTACGATATTGTCGAGGACCCCTCCTGCATGACCGATCTCGCCGCACGACCGGAATACGCCGGGCTTAAGGAACAGCTGCGGACCGAGCTGGAGGACGAACTGCGCGAGACCGGCGACCCGCGCGTGTTCGGAAACGGGGATATCTTCGACCGCTATCCCACGTATAATCCGACGTCGAGCACCTGGAAGCGCTGGATGGACGGAACGTTTGAGATCTCGGATCATCTGAAATACTAA